A window of Zalophus californianus isolate mZalCal1 chromosome 17, mZalCal1.pri.v2, whole genome shotgun sequence genomic DNA:
CCCCCAGGTCCCAGGCACCAGACCAGTCAGACTCCAGCCAGGCCCTGCCATCCATGGTGCATCTCATCCAGGTGACCCCCAGGCATCCTTCCCAGGACTCCATCCCCTCATCCCCTTCCCATCCCGAGGCCTGCTTgatcccctcacccccagggaTGATGCCCACCCTGACTTTGTACTCCTGCCCCAGGAGGGCTGGAGGGCCGTGGGTGTGCTGGTTGCCCAGCGGGGCCCCCTTCTGAAGGAGCATCAAATCCTGACCCAGCGCCTCCAAGGCCTGATGGAGGAGGTGAAGAAATGTGCGCCGGGATCCAGTGAGAGGTGAGGGGGCTCCCTCACCAGAGGCCTCTAGGCCATCTCTTTCCCAGAGGTCTCAGAATACTAGACTTCTTCTGCCCCTgtggctcccagctctgcctccccgCTCTCCTGGTTTGTCCCCCTGTGTTTGTGGCTCCTTGTGCATCCTTACAGATCTGATCTCCCTCCTCCGCTAGGAGTCTTAGTCATCTTCCTCTCCCTGGTTCTCTTCTGCTGTGCCCCAGGCAGGCCTTGATGCTGGGGCTCCGGGGCTGTGGCCTGTGGGCAGAGCTCAAGGCCCTACGTGCCcagagccaggagctggaggaggtgGCTGGGCAGCGGCAGCTTATGCTGCAGGAGCTACAGGCCAAACAGCAACGGATCCTGCACTGGCGCCAGCTGGTGGTGAGAGGCCGGCCTTGGGGGAAGTGGCAGTGCCTGatggagggccagagagaggctGGGAGCCTTAAGATCTAAAACTGGGCCTCTGGTGGTGAGGAGAGGCCCAGGGTGAGTCTCCCAAGAGGAAGCAGGACCTGTAcaaaggggagggcagggccagaggctgggaggtgggaggtgggaagtaAAAGGCGCCCATCTCGGTGGCCTCATTGTTGCCCAGGAGGAGACACAGGAACAGGTCCGCCTTCTCATCAAGGGCAACTCAGCCAGCAAGACACGCCTGTGCCGGAGCCCTGCAGAGGTGAGAGAGAAGTTGGGGCAAGGTTTGGGTAGGGCTGGGGCTCCTAGAGATGGGGCCAGTTGGCTCCaggctgcccctcccacccctttcctcccccacagGTGCTGGCTCTGGTTCAGCGAAAACTGGTCCCCACATCTGAGGCGGTGGCACCAGAGAGCCAGGAGCTGCTTCGCTGTCTAGAGGAGGAAGCCCGGCATCTGCCCCACCTTATGTTGGGCACCCTGCTTCGGCACAGCCCCGGAGGGTAAGACTGGAGCCACCCCCTAAATCCCCTCCCATGGGTGACTATCACTCCCTGATTCCACGCCAAAAAAATAATCCCAGGCCTCCAATGTTCCCAAGCTGCCAGACCTCACCCTCAGGTCTCAGTCCCACTCTGGAATCCTGGTCCCCAGACCCACCTCCAAGTTCCTGGGCCTCCTGAGGCCACCTCTAAGCCCCCAGAACCTCTGGAATCCAAGCCTCCCTCCAAGTACCCCACCCAACCTGGACTATCCCTCCAGATTGCAGCCCCTGCCTACGGTCCTGCCATCCATCCACCAGCTGCATCCTGCATCCCCGAGGGGCTCCAGCCTCATAGTGCTGAGCCACACACTGGGGCTGCCTGCAGGAAAGGTGAGTGCCTGTTCCCTAGGACCTGtcttcccacccctcctcccgcCCAAAGTGAccatccttccccctccctccaggctCCGGAACTGCTCCTCCCAAAGGCCGCCTCTCTTCGTCAGGACCTTCTATTCCTCCAGGACCAGCGGAGTCTCCGGTGCTGGGATCTGCGCCACATGAAGACCAGCCTGCCACCAGGACCATCCACCCAAGGTAAGGCCTGCCCTGCCTTCACAACCGGCATCCCTGCCCATTCCCAGGGCCATCAGCctccagaaaaaaatcccaaacgcCCATTGCTGGCACAGTGCCTACTGTGCACCTAGTGCTTTAAGCATGCTCACTGGTTTCATCTGCACAGCAGCCCCATGGGGTTAGTGCTGCCATTTGTCCCTTTTACAGAGGCAGGAACTAAGATGGGAGGCCTTGCTGGCTGCCCAGGTAGGAGAGCTAGGATTTAAATCTGACCTTTAATCTGGCAGTCTGACATGTGTCTGTACTCCTAACCAGGTGATCCTGCCCATTAAATTGCCAAGTACTCACATATCACCATCCAGTAGGATATGTGAGTAGTTAAAGGCTaggctgtggggcacctgggtggtcagtcgttaagcgtctgccttcagctcaggtcatgatcccagggtcctggaatcaagccccgcatcgggctccctgctccgcgggaggcctgcttctccctctcccactccccctgcttgtgttccctctcttgctgtctctctccgtcaaacaaacaaattaattcatttttttaaaaaggcaagctAGGCTGTGGAGTTAAACTCCTCTCAGCCCTACCTCTTCCCTGCTTTGCGATCTCCCAGTGCCTCCGTTTCCTCCTCAGTGGTGTAAGCATAATCATAGTACCTTACAGAGTTGCTGGGAAGACTCAGTCCAGTTACCCAAACAGGGCACTGAACAACGCACAGCATTCAGTAAGCGCTAAGTGTCTCTGGTGTGATTACGATCATTTTTGCCTGCACGTGTGCAGTCTCTTTCGGTCCTTACGATGAGGGTAGGacgttttgttgttgttgttgttgttgttgtttttgagagagagggaggagcagggaggaggagagggggagagagagaatcttaagcaggctccatgcccagcacagaggccaacacggggctcagcctcacagccctcagatcatgccctgaaccaaaatcaagagccagatgcttaaccgactaagccacccaggtgccccccaaggtAGGGATTATTAAGACCcaacttacagatgaagaaactgaaactcagcAAAGTTGTTCATTACTAGATTCCCTCAGGAAGGACTTGCTGGGCACCTACCAGCCACTGGCCCCGAGAGCTCAATGGGGAGAGAGGCCGGAGCTGCCCATCCCCAGGGATCCCAGTGGCAGAAGCAAAGAGCCCAGAATCAAAGGATAAATAGGTAGGAGAGGTGTATTGATGAGAAATGACTTGGGGCGCCATCAGCAAAGCAGGAAGAGACCATATTTGAGCCTTTGAGTTTTCGgctcctgccttcccctctccAATGCGCAGGGAGCTATgtgtggaaacagcccaagacATGACACAGCATCATCCCACCTCATGGGTATCTTGGGCTTTAACATGTAACAGAACATAGTTCCCTCTGTTCTGAAAagcaggtttgtttttctttagccTCGTTTCCTTCCCTCAATAAATGACCCCACTCTCCTTACTAAGGCCGGCAAGCCAGGAATCATTCTTATTTCCTCCCAGCACCCTAactgccgccccgccccccgaccTTCAACCTGTCAGCAAGCCTTGTAGGTCCCACTCCAGCATGCTCCAGTCTGCCCCCTGCCCCGTGTTACACCCGACTGCAGGAGTGGCTGCAGAAAGGGCAAGTGTCATGCCTGAGGTCAGAGGCAAGGATGGAATGGAGCCAGGATTCAGGCCCAGGGGCTCTGACTGCACTGCTGATCTGTACTTGCTCTGAGATGGACCTGTTTGGGGCCTGTGGAGAGGGACTAGACCCAGTCATGTCTCCAGGGGGAAACACTGCTGGAGTGAAGGGCTGTAGCAGTCTGAAGAGGAAGCCTTGGGGTGGGGAACACTGGGAAGGGCTTCCAGGAGGAAAGATGGTGTCTTGAGTGGGCCCAGAGGGATAGGCGAGGTTTTGGTAGTAAGCAGAGGCCACATAACGCAAACTTTCAAGTACTAGGCTGAGGAGCTCAGACTCTGTCTTGGGGGCACTGGGGAGCCTTGGAGCGTTCCATGTAGGAGAGAGAAAGGATCAGGTTTAtgctttagaaagatcactctggctgccatGTAGAGAATGGACCAGAATGGGAGGCTGAGGCCTGGAGCctaggagggaggctgggggacaagtagggaagaggggaagaaggggaaggattTGCCAAGGAGACTGATAGTCTGTCGAGGAGGGAGGAAGGTGTCCAGGATGAGGCCTGGGGGATGGTGGGCTTGCCCCCGAGATGAAgacctgggaggagggagaggtttGGGAGAGATGCTGAGGTCACGACGAGGTGACTGGAGACTTGGGGACTTACTGGCCATGAGGCACCAGGGAGCCTGAGGACTCAACACTGCCTCCTGGGTTTCTCACCTGCAGAGCTGCTGCAGATCCGGGCATcctgggagaaggagcagaaagaCAATCTGGGGCAGGCTCTGAAGCAGCTGGAGGACCTGCTGAAAAAAGCACTGGAGCGAATCCCCAAGCTACAGGGGGTTGTGGAGGACTGGTGAGGGGGCATATGATGGCAGGGCAGGGTGCTGAGCTGGGTGGAGCGGGGAGAACTCGGGCGGCGGAGGGAGGGCAGCTGGTGACAAGCAGGCCATGGTGTTGGCGGGGAGGCCGAGTGTCTAGAGGTCCAAGCCTTCCTGTGACGCTTCCCTTCCCCAGGTGGGAGCAGCCAGGCCAAGCCGCCCTGTCTGAGGAGCTCTGCCAGGGCCTGTCCCTGCCCCAGTGGCGGCTGCGCTGGGTCCAGGCCCAAGGTGCCCTGCAGCAGCTGTGCAGATGAAAACGGGCCTCAAACAGGAGTCAGGAGCTTCATATTCTCCCCTCCATGAGACCTTGGGAAGAGAGTATCACCTGGATGTGTCAACCCATTGTCTCCACCCACCTTGCTGTCCTCCTCACAGGCATTTCTGTCCTTCCCAACTGCCTGGGACCTGTCCTTTCATCCATCAAAGCCAAGAGAACAGGGTGCTCTGGACCCCACCCTAGGTCCCCCTGAAACTCCTCTCATCACTCTCACCCTCAGCAAAAAGTCATTGAGCACCTGCTCTAAACACTAAGGATCCAGCActgaacaaaatggacaaaagtcCCAGCCTTCAGGAAGTTGTTCTAGGACAGGGAAGCAGACCCCTGACAAGTTAAGTGAGCAAAATATGTAGTATGTTGGAAGATAACggctctggagaaaaataaagcaggatgtAGGAGGTGCAACTTTAGATAGAAGGCTACACACACCCTGTAAAGGTAATGAGAGGGACGCACGTGGGCATCTGAGGAGGGCTGGAGTGGGGCTGGAGTGGGAAGGAGGCTAGAGCTCAGGCAATGGCCCTGAGCTCAAAATGCCAGTGAGAGGGTTGAGGAGGTGGGGGTGTTCAGCGGGCGGGGTCGGGGAGGTCTTCTAGTTTTTACGTAGTTtccttttttgtatttaaatctctgaagtcggggcgcctgggtggctcagtcggttaagcgactgccttcggctcaggtcatgatcctggagtcccgggaccgagtcccgcatcgggctccctgctcggcagggagactgcttctccctctgaccctcctccctgtcatgtgctctcttgctctctctcttgctctctctcaaataaataaaatctttaaaaaaaaaaaaatctctgaagtcATTTGGAATTTATCCAAGTGGATccaattttgtcttattttacatATACCCCAATAGTATTTCTTAAAATCCTCAGAGCATTGGTTGGGAGGAGACAGGGGAACTTTCTAGAGTTGGAAACGGATTACATGTTGAAGGCAGTAGGGATAGGTGTCAGAACTCATCTAGCTGTAGTCTTAGGTCTGTGCACTTCACCGTGAATTATTCCTCAGCTTATAAAGTAAAACCTTACCCACCTATATAAAGTAAAACTTCAGGTGATTTGAGATGCCACCTCTTCATATGCTAAATGTCCATGATTAACCAGGCTGTATCTGGATTCTCTCCAAGTCTATTGTGTCTGACTCATATGCCATCCCCACAGTGTTCTAATTATAAAGGTTTTCTGTTTTAGTATCTGAAATGTCTGGTTGCTGTCTTGCTCTAATTTCTCAAGGTTTCCCTGTCTCTTCTTGCTAattttttctcccaaatgaaCTTTATACCCAACCTGCCTGGTtccagaaaaaatacaaacacgGATGGGAGTTTTGCTGGGTTTGCAGTAAGTTTACAAATGAGGGAGATTTGACATCTTTATGTCTTTACCATATCTCCTTTCCTATGTGCCACCTCAGTGTTCCCCTCCTTTCTTCATCTTGGCTCCTAGCCAAGACTGAACATGGGGGTCCTTGTCCCGCCTCcctgcttaatttttctccatagtaCATCTTTTAACATActttgtgttctattttatttatcctttgttGTCCTCCAAAcagaatgtgagctccatgaaGGTGAAGTTCTCTATAAACCAGAAATTGGGCAGACTTTCCTAAATATGATTCAAAATCCAGATGCAGTAGGGGAATTATTGATGAGAACGTAAAAACAAGCttttgcagggtgcctgggtggctcagtcagttgagtggctgactcttggtttccactcgagtcatgatcttgggtttgtaggactgagccccgcCTTGAGCTCCTGCTCAGCGCAGTCTGTTtcggattctctttctccctctccctctgcccctccccctgcttgcacacactctaaataaataaaaatttttaaagaactttttgcatggcaaaaaaaagcaaaataaaaaatgataaattagggGGCGGAATTTGCAATCTGCAtaaagggatgtgtgtgtgtgcacacgcacacgtgtGTACGtcaaagtggaaaagaaaaattcaaagtccATAGAAAAGTTGGCAAAGTTAAATGGACAATTCTTAGAAAATATCCTCCAATTTgatataataaaagcaaattaaaatcctACTTTGATACATTTTCCACCTATCAGACTGCAAAAAACGAAACCCAAAATTTTGGAAGCTCACCGTTGACAAGGCTGTGGGAAAACAACACTTGGTGCATCAGTGGACAGGCAACGTGGAACACCTATGGGACAATCTCCAGCAAAGCTACATACGCATTTACTCTTTGCCTAACCAATCCCACTTTTGAATTCTCTTCCAAAGACATACTGGGTGAAATACAAGTTGGGGGTCCATATACGAAACAACTAGACTATTCTTCAAAAGGTCAATGGGGCTCAGGTGGGGACTGCTTTAGATTAAAAGAGACATGACAAATGCAAGGTGGGTCTTGATTGAACCATggaatttttttcagtgaaagtaCGTTTTGGGGACAACGGGAAATTTGAAAATTGGGAATGGGAAACGTATGTTAGAGAATATTATACTGTGTCTTTGTTAAATGTCTTTGCTGGGATAATGGCATTGTGTTTAGGTGGGAGATTATTCTTAGAGGATGCATATTGAAGTATTAAGGATAATGTCTGCCACTTTGAGATAGTTGAGAAGAGAATAAGGTAAAAGGGACAGGGATGGAAGCCAAACATCTTCAAACATATGAATATACACTGTTTCATTCTTTGCACTGTGGAAACATCTAATTTTTCGTAATTTAAAGAagtgagaggggcgcctgggtggctcagttgttaagcgtctgccttcggctcaggtcatggtcccagggtcctgggatcgagccccacatcgggctctctgctcggcgggaggcctgcttctccctctcccattccccctgcttgtgttccctctcttgctgtgtctctctctgtcaaataaataaaatctttaaaaaaaaaaaaaaaaaagaagtgagaaaaaatccctaaaaattgaaaacaaacgAACCTAACTGTATCAAGTTGGTGGCACAATTGATTCAGATAAGAAttattccagggcgcctgggtggctcagatggttaagcgtctgccttcagctcaggtcatgatcccagggtcctgggatcgagtcccgcatcgggctccctgctcagcggggagcctgcttctccctctgcctctccgtctcttatgaataaataaatacaatctttaaaaaaaaaaaagaattattccagGTGAGGTTAAAATAGTACTTTCaaggcacctgcgtggctcagtcggtcggttaagctcaggtcatgatcctatggtcctgggattgagtcccacattgggctccctgctcagcaggagatctacttttccctctccctctgctgctctctctgccaataaataaataaaatctttaaaaataaataaaatagtactttCCCTTGATGCCTCCAGTGGTACATGCATCCTAAGGGAAAAAGAACTGCAATACAATCTTAAACTGCATGTATTAGTCTTGTTTGTAATAACacgtttttattttgataaaatatatagtttacatttttgagacctacattatatattttgaaattttatacttGACTAAAGCAAATAAGTATTTGTGCTAATGTTTCTGGGTAccaagttttttttaagtaggctccatgcccagcatggagcccaatgaggggcttgaacttacgaccctgaggtcaagacctgagctgagatcaagggtcggatgtttaaccaactgagccacccaggtgccctgctgaggaccaaaatttttaatgtaaatcaaGTATCAAATCAAAGGAGTAAACTTTAACCCTGTAATCTTTCATTTGACTTAGAAATAGCATAATGAACTCGtgggtttttctctttctagaaaaTACTTATTTCCCTAGCTCAGACCACGGAAAAGGTCTAAATATGATAACCCAGTAATAATGAGCAACCCTCGTCCCCAGATTGTGGACCCTAAAAGCCATTTTTTACTAGATGGAACTAGGGATCTTTGGGGAAACAGCTGATTCCAGGTCTGGGACAGGAAATTGGCACATGAGTATGAGGCATCAtgtgccagaaagcaaggaagtccTCCAAGACTTGAGTTTGAGTCAGAAGGACTCAGGAGTCAATCTGAAGTGGTTGCCACTGGCCAAAGATGGGACATTCTGAGCAGCAACTAGAGCGACTGCAATGATTTGAAGCACATGAAATATGTTCGAAAATGTAAGTTCATGTTAGTGTTCATACAATACCTCACTGGTCACCTTTGAAGGGTGCTAGGAACCAAGtcgttttgattttttttttcataaaataggGAAAGAATCAAGCATGTCTTTCCTGTATCTGAACGAGTGAAATAACTGATCATTACagagagaataataaaatttgaaaaccactattGTCCATATATCAACGAAGTAGTAGATGCAGGTAATAATGATCAAGGGCTGCTAAAGCTAGTAGTGGAAAGGTTGATTGGGCATCTTAAGATGGAGCAGGATGACACTGATCAGTCTTAGGGCACCAAAAGAAGACAACTAGACATCATGTGCTCCTGATAGAATACAATAAGATACATTACAATAGCACTTTGGAGGACGTATTCTCTCaccaaataaaacctaaatctaATCAAGCTTCTAGCTGTCAATATACTATATAAGAAAGGGGGGAGAGGGCCGTGAGgaacaaatgaaacaatataaTCAGTTAAACCCAAAATGTAAGATATCCTATAGGACAACTGGTccggtttcttcaacaaatagaaGGCAAAACAAGGTGGGGATGAggggggaaaagaaggaaagggagggaggaaggaaggaagaaaaagtcagggggagggaaatttatagattaaaaaagactgaagatTTTAAATGCTGGAACAATTTCGGCAACAAAATAACTAAAGTAGTATtgaattataacccaaagtataaaatatccgTGAGTCCATAACGACAA
This region includes:
- the HAUS5 gene encoding HAUS augmin-like complex subunit 5; translated protein: MELMQEARELGCWATEEMGAPVAAQAPESTLRRLCLGQGADIWAYVLRHVHSQRSVKKIRGNLLWYGHQDSPEARRKLELEATVARLRAEIQELDQSLELMEQETEAQDMALEQALQSIQDTQRRALLLRAQAGAMRRQQRGLQDPMQQLQNQLRRLQDIERKAKVDITFGPLTSAALGLEPVVLGDVRTACTLRTQFLQKLLIPQAKGGSIPTPRDDYFGASYQHWLSSVETLLTNHPPGHVLASLEHLAAEREAEIRSLCSPDGLRDTEITRSQAPDQSDSSQALPSMVHLIQEGWRAVGVLVAQRGPLLKEHQILTQRLQGLMEEVKKCAPGSSERQALMLGLRGCGLWAELKALRAQSQELEEVAGQRQLMLQELQAKQQRILHWRQLVEETQEQVRLLIKGNSASKTRLCRSPAEVLALVQRKLVPTSEAVAPESQELLRCLEEEARHLPHLMLGTLLRHSPGGLQPLPTVLPSIHQLHPASPRGSSLIVLSHTLGLPAGKAPELLLPKAASLRQDLLFLQDQRSLRCWDLRHMKTSLPPGPSTQELLQIRASWEKEQKDNLGQALKQLEDLLKKALERIPKLQGVVEDWWEQPGQAALSEELCQGLSLPQWRLRWVQAQGALQQLCR